The genome window CCGACTTGGCCCGGCTCTACACCTACGGCGATTTCAGCCGGAATCTTCCGTTGGAGGAGAACGACATCGTGTTCGTGCCGCGCGAGCATCTCGGCGACGCGGCGGAAGCGGCCAAGAAGGTGATGCCGATCGTGCAGACCGCCATCACGCCGTTCTATCCGGCCTTCATCATCCCGGCGTTCTTCCCCGGCGCAGTCATCAGGTAGCGCGAAAGGCATCGGCGCGCTCGTCGCGACAACGACAGGATTTATGGCCCAGTACGAACTTGACATCATCGACTACTGGCTGATCATCAAGAAGCGCCGGTACCTCATCCTGTTCGCCGCCGCGCTGGTGGTCGTCTTTACCTTCGTCTTCTCCCAGATGCTCCAGCCTGAACCGGTCTATGAAGCCACCGCCCGCGTGAAGTTCGACCGGAGCAGCACCGTCGCGCAGCAATTGCTGGAGTCCTTGTCGTTCTCCACCGCCAACGACCTCAGCACCCAGACCGAGTTCATCCGAAGTTTCCCGGTCATGGAACGCGTGGCCCAGGAATTAAGCTTGGTGCCGGCGGAGCCGTCCCCGGAGGCGCGCCGGTCCGCCGAGTATCTGAACCGCATCTATGAACTGGGGCAACGGATCAGGACGACGCGGGAGCCCGACACCAACATCATCCGGATCACGGCCACAGCCGACCGGCCGGAAACGGCCGAGAAAATGGCCAACGCGGTGGCCGACGCCTATCGCATCGAGAACATCACGGCCCGGAACCGGATGGTGACGGAATCCCGACGGTTCGTCGAGGAACAGTTGGCCGCTCTGGAACGGAAACTCGGCGAGGCGGAGGAGGCTCTGCGGGAGTTCAAGGAACGGGAAGGGCAGGTCTTTCTGGCCGACGAAGCCAAGGCCGCCTTGGAGACTTTCACCAAGTTGGAAGAAGAGTACAACGCCGTCCTGCGCCGGAAGGACGAAACCGCCAAGCAGATTCAGGCGCTGAGCCGGGGGGACGCCGACTCCGCCGGCAGCCAGACCGGGCGGATCTTCACCGAAGAGCCGAACGCGCTCCTGGGAATTCTCAACAACAAGTTGATGGACCTTCTGCAAGAGCGCTCCACGCTGCTGATCAACTACACCGCGCAGCACCCGAAAGTGCAGGAACTGCAACGCAAGATCGCGAACGTCAAGGCGGAGATGACGCGCGAGTTGGCCTCCAAACTGAAGACGCTGAACGACCGGGAAGCGGCGCTGAAAGAGCAGATCGATCGCTATCGCGAGCGGTACCTGGCGTTTCCCAAGGCGGCCATCGAGCTCAACCGTCTCGAGCGCGAGGTGAAGGTCAATTCCGATCTGCACGCCACGCTCAAGATCAAACACCAAGAACTCCTGATCAAAAGCGCCGAGCAGATCGAAGAGGTGACGATCATTGCGCCGGCCATCGCCCCTGCCGGCCCGATCAATGCGCCCAACACCGAGCTGAATCTCATGATCGGCTCCCTGATGGGCGTCTTCCTGGGCATCGTCCTCGCGTTTGCGCGGGAGTCGTTCGATACGTCGATCGGCACGATCGAGGGCGTCGAAGACTTCCTCAAGGTGCCTGTGCTGGGCGTGA of Nitrospirota bacterium contains these proteins:
- a CDS encoding polysaccharide biosynthesis tyrosine autokinase — encoded protein: MAQYELDIIDYWLIIKKRRYLILFAAALVVVFTFVFSQMLQPEPVYEATARVKFDRSSTVAQQLLESLSFSTANDLSTQTEFIRSFPVMERVAQELSLVPAEPSPEARRSAEYLNRIYELGQRIRTTREPDTNIIRITATADRPETAEKMANAVADAYRIENITARNRMVTESRRFVEEQLAALERKLGEAEEALREFKEREGQVFLADEAKAALETFTKLEEEYNAVLRRKDETAKQIQALSRGDADSAGSQTGRIFTEEPNALLGILNNKLMDLLQERSTLLINYTAQHPKVQELQRKIANVKAEMTRELASKLKTLNDREAALKEQIDRYRERYLAFPKAAIELNRLEREVKVNSDLHATLKIKHQELLIKSAEQIEEVTIIAPAIAPAGPINAPNTELNLMIGSLMGVFLGIVLAFARESFDTSIGTIEGVEDFLKVPVLGVIPQFDDRELEEAAKAALTPNTPRETVESFSKLICLIDPKSVLSESLRSLRTNIQFASMDRRVKSILFTSAGLGEGKSTCVINLAITLAQEGQRVLLVDADLRRPIVHQRLGIDREPGLVDALSGSVPWRKSVRSATDLMLGTLGADRVMASPGLDNLFVLTSGSSSGNPSEFMNLNRIKALVTEMQEEYDVVLFDTPPILPVTDAVAISSRVDGTILVYQVGRIGRNALKRAKFLLDHAQANVLGVVLTNVRAEISADAGLYRYEYR